Proteins from a genomic interval of Siniperca chuatsi isolate FFG_IHB_CAS linkage group LG10, ASM2008510v1, whole genome shotgun sequence:
- the LOC122882847 gene encoding poly(rC)-binding protein 2-like isoform X2, with protein MDSSLVEGGLNVTLTIRLLMHGKEVGSIIGKKGESVKKMREESGARINISEGNCPERIITLAGPTTSIFKAFSMIIEKLEEDISTSMTNSTATSKPPVTMRLVVPASQCGSLIGKGGCKIKEIRESAGAQVQVAGDMLPNSTERAITVAGTPQSIIECVKQICVVMLESPPKGVTIPYRPKPSGSPVIFAGGQAYAVQGQHAIPQSDLTKLHQLAMQQSPFPIAHSNQGFQAGMDASAQTGSHELTIPNDLIGCIIGRQGAKINDIRQMSGAQIKIANPVEGSTDRQVTITGSHASISLAEYLINARLSSEATGLAAN; from the exons ATGGACTCAAGTCTGGTCGAAGGAGGACTTAACGTCACCTTAACCATCAGGCTACTCATGCATGGGAAG GAGGTTGGAAGCATCATTGGCAAA AAAGGAGAGTCAGTTAAGAAGATGAGAGAGGAG AGTGGCGCCCGCATCAACATCTCAGAGGGGAACTGTCCGGAGAGGATCATAACCCTCGCGGGACCGACCACCTCCATTTTTAAAGCCTTCTCCATGATCATTGAGAAACTGGAGGAG GACATTAGCACCTCAATGACTAACAGTACGGCCACCAGCAAACCACCGGTCACCATGCGCCTCGTTGTGCCTGCCAGCCAGTGTGGCTCACTCATTGGCAAGGGTGGCTGCAAGATCAAGGAAATCAGAGAG TCAGCAGGAGCTCAGGTACAAGTAGCAGGGGACATGTTGCCCAACTCAACAGAGCGTGCCATCACCGTTGCAGGGACCCCACAGTCCATTATTGAGTGTGTCAAGCAGATCTGTGTCGTCATGCTTGAG TCTCCACCAAAGGGAGTGACCATCCCGTACAGACCCAAACCCTCAGGCTCTCCTGTCATCTTTGCAGGTGGTCAG GCCTACGCTGTCCAAGGGCAGCATGCCATTCCACAGTCTGAT CTCACCAAACTTCACCAGCTGGCCATGCAGCAGAGCCCCTTCCCCATTGCACATAGCAACCAGGGCTTCCAGG CTGGTATGGATGCCTCTGCACAAACTGGCTCTCATGAGCTGACCATTCCAAACGAT ctCATTGGCTGCATCATTGGCCGTCAGGGCGCAAAGATCAATGATATTCGTCAGATGTCAGGGGCTCAGATCAAGATTGCCAATCCTGTGGAGGGCTCAACTGACAGACAGGTCACCATCACTGGCTCCCATGCCAGTATCAGCCTGGCTGAGTACCTGATCAATGCCCG gctGTCTTCTGAAGCTACTGGACTCGCAGCCAACTGA
- the LOC122882847 gene encoding poly(rC)-binding protein 2-like isoform X1, with translation MDSSLVEGGLNVTLTIRLLMHGKEVGSIIGKKGESVKKMREESGARINISEGNCPERIITLAGPTTSIFKAFSMIIEKLEEDISTSMTNSTATSKPPVTMRLVVPASQCGSLIGKGGCKIKEIRESAGAQVQVAGDMLPNSTERAITVAGTPQSIIECVKQICVVMLESPPKGVTIPYRPKPSGSPVIFAGGQAYAVQGQHAIPQSDVSEGPSLTKLHQLAMQQSPFPIAHSNQGFQAGMDASAQTGSHELTIPNDLIGCIIGRQGAKINDIRQMSGAQIKIANPVEGSTDRQVTITGSHASISLAEYLINARLSSEATGLAAN, from the exons ATGGACTCAAGTCTGGTCGAAGGAGGACTTAACGTCACCTTAACCATCAGGCTACTCATGCATGGGAAG GAGGTTGGAAGCATCATTGGCAAA AAAGGAGAGTCAGTTAAGAAGATGAGAGAGGAG AGTGGCGCCCGCATCAACATCTCAGAGGGGAACTGTCCGGAGAGGATCATAACCCTCGCGGGACCGACCACCTCCATTTTTAAAGCCTTCTCCATGATCATTGAGAAACTGGAGGAG GACATTAGCACCTCAATGACTAACAGTACGGCCACCAGCAAACCACCGGTCACCATGCGCCTCGTTGTGCCTGCCAGCCAGTGTGGCTCACTCATTGGCAAGGGTGGCTGCAAGATCAAGGAAATCAGAGAG TCAGCAGGAGCTCAGGTACAAGTAGCAGGGGACATGTTGCCCAACTCAACAGAGCGTGCCATCACCGTTGCAGGGACCCCACAGTCCATTATTGAGTGTGTCAAGCAGATCTGTGTCGTCATGCTTGAG TCTCCACCAAAGGGAGTGACCATCCCGTACAGACCCAAACCCTCAGGCTCTCCTGTCATCTTTGCAGGTGGTCAG GCCTACGCTGTCCAAGGGCAGCATGCCATTCCACAGTCTGATGTAAGTGAAGGGCCCTCT CTCACCAAACTTCACCAGCTGGCCATGCAGCAGAGCCCCTTCCCCATTGCACATAGCAACCAGGGCTTCCAGG CTGGTATGGATGCCTCTGCACAAACTGGCTCTCATGAGCTGACCATTCCAAACGAT ctCATTGGCTGCATCATTGGCCGTCAGGGCGCAAAGATCAATGATATTCGTCAGATGTCAGGGGCTCAGATCAAGATTGCCAATCCTGTGGAGGGCTCAACTGACAGACAGGTCACCATCACTGGCTCCCATGCCAGTATCAGCCTGGCTGAGTACCTGATCAATGCCCG gctGTCTTCTGAAGCTACTGGACTCGCAGCCAACTGA